The Pseudomonadota bacterium genome window below encodes:
- the uvrA gene encoding excinuclease ABC subunit UvrA produces the protein MIANPETIRIKGAREHNLRIDELVIPKRRLVVFTGVSGSGKSSLAFDTLYAEGQRRYVESLSSYARQFLGQLEKPRYDKLSGLSPTIAIEQKSASSNPRSTVGTITEVYDYMRVLWARVGAQHCHQCGRPVAAMTSQQLVDEIRALPAGTAATLLAPLVVNRKGEHRDVIDRCRERGFVRLRVDGEIRRLDEEIPRLDKKRKHSLELVVDRVVIGSVDGARLADSVETALREAGSEIAVALDDGREMRFSAEHHCTACRIGFPVLSPASFSFNSPVGACPACNGLGTRLEMDPDLVVPDQGLSIREGALAPYASQLKREGGWNARIFDGLERDLGVDLDRPWRELTAAKRRLVLYGSGDQHIRVNWRRGRSSGRFVMRFEGIVNTLMRRMQQTTSEQMREFYRQYLTDVPCSACGGARLRPESRAVLVGGAAIHEVAAMSVADSARWFAELSLGGARGVVAAELVKEIGARVGFLLNVGLGYLTLDRLGPSLSGGEAQRIRLASQLGSELSGVLYVLDEPSIGLHPRDGARLLDALEGLRDLGNTVIVVEHDPETIARADHVVDFGPGAGPAGGRVVCQGTPAEIAACASSLTGEYLSGRTRIEFPSRRRAPTGRIELRGARLNNLRDLDVDVPLGVLAVFTGVSGAGKSSLLSGTILPALERELGLAAAHPGPYRSLSGHEAVDKVIHIDQKPIGRTPRSNPATYTKAFDEIRGVMAETAEARAYGFGPGRFSFNVAGGRCEACGGAGVVRVEMHFLADVHVACEVCRGERYNEATLRVRYKSRNIKEILGTTVSEALELFSAYPRLGRILRTLEDVGMGYVELGQPATTLSGGEAQRIKLSRELARRDTGRTVYVLDEPTTGLHFDDIRKLLAVLQRLVDHGNSVLVIEHNVDIIKNADWVIDLGPGGGAAGGRLIAQGTPEQVARARGSATGEHLARGLEIGRQTNPAPIY, from the coding sequence ATGATCGCGAACCCCGAGACCATCCGCATCAAAGGCGCGCGGGAGCACAACCTGCGCATCGACGAGCTCGTCATCCCGAAGCGGAGGCTCGTCGTCTTCACGGGCGTGTCCGGATCGGGGAAGTCGTCGCTCGCCTTCGACACGCTGTACGCGGAGGGGCAGCGGCGCTACGTCGAGTCGCTGTCGTCGTACGCGCGGCAGTTCCTCGGACAGCTCGAGAAGCCCCGGTACGACAAGCTGAGCGGCCTCTCGCCGACGATCGCGATCGAGCAGAAGAGCGCGTCGTCGAACCCGCGGTCCACCGTGGGGACGATCACCGAAGTCTACGACTACATGCGGGTGCTGTGGGCGCGGGTCGGCGCGCAGCACTGCCACCAGTGCGGCCGGCCCGTCGCGGCGATGACCTCCCAGCAGCTCGTGGACGAGATCCGCGCGCTGCCGGCGGGGACCGCGGCGACGCTGCTCGCCCCGCTCGTCGTCAACCGCAAGGGCGAGCACCGGGACGTGATCGACCGGTGCCGCGAGCGCGGCTTCGTGCGCCTCCGGGTCGACGGCGAGATCAGGCGCCTCGACGAGGAGATCCCGCGGCTCGACAAGAAGCGTAAGCACTCGCTGGAGCTCGTGGTCGATCGCGTGGTCATCGGCTCGGTCGACGGCGCGCGGCTCGCGGACTCGGTCGAGACCGCGCTCCGGGAGGCCGGCAGCGAGATCGCCGTCGCGCTCGACGACGGCCGGGAGATGCGCTTCTCGGCCGAGCACCACTGCACGGCGTGCCGCATCGGGTTCCCGGTGCTGTCGCCCGCGTCGTTCTCGTTCAACTCGCCGGTCGGCGCGTGCCCGGCCTGCAACGGCCTCGGCACGAGGCTCGAGATGGATCCGGACCTCGTCGTGCCGGACCAGGGCCTCTCGATCCGTGAGGGCGCGCTCGCGCCGTACGCGAGCCAGCTGAAGCGCGAGGGAGGCTGGAACGCGCGCATCTTCGACGGCCTCGAGCGGGACCTCGGCGTGGATCTCGACAGGCCGTGGCGGGAGCTGACGGCCGCGAAGCGCCGCCTCGTCCTGTACGGCTCCGGCGATCAGCACATCCGCGTCAACTGGAGGCGCGGCCGATCGTCGGGCCGGTTCGTGATGCGCTTCGAGGGGATCGTCAACACGCTGATGCGGCGCATGCAGCAGACGACGTCGGAGCAGATGCGCGAGTTCTACAGGCAGTACCTCACCGACGTGCCGTGCAGCGCGTGCGGCGGCGCCCGGCTGCGGCCCGAGTCCCGCGCGGTGCTCGTCGGCGGCGCGGCGATCCACGAGGTGGCGGCGATGAGCGTCGCCGACTCGGCGCGGTGGTTCGCGGAGCTCTCGCTCGGGGGGGCGCGCGGCGTCGTCGCGGCCGAGCTCGTGAAGGAGATCGGCGCGCGGGTCGGCTTCCTCCTGAACGTCGGGCTCGGGTACCTGACCCTGGATCGGCTCGGGCCGTCGCTGTCGGGGGGCGAGGCGCAGCGCATCCGGCTCGCGAGCCAGCTCGGCTCGGAGCTCAGCGGCGTCCTGTACGTCCTCGACGAGCCGTCCATCGGGCTGCACCCGCGCGACGGGGCGCGCCTGCTCGACGCGCTCGAGGGACTGCGCGATCTCGGCAACACGGTCATCGTCGTCGAGCACGACCCGGAGACGATCGCACGAGCGGATCACGTGGTCGACTTCGGTCCGGGCGCCGGGCCCGCGGGCGGCCGCGTCGTGTGCCAGGGCACCCCGGCGGAGATCGCGGCGTGCGCGTCCTCGCTCACCGGAGAGTACCTGAGCGGCCGCACGCGCATCGAGTTTCCCTCGCGCCGGCGCGCCCCGACGGGCCGGATCGAGCTGCGCGGCGCACGGCTCAACAACCTGCGCGACCTCGACGTCGACGTCCCGCTCGGCGTGCTCGCCGTGTTCACCGGCGTGTCCGGCGCCGGCAAGAGCTCGCTCCTCTCCGGCACGATCCTGCCCGCGCTCGAGCGAGAGCTCGGCCTGGCGGCCGCCCACCCCGGCCCGTACCGCTCCCTCAGCGGCCACGAGGCGGTGGACAAGGTGATCCACATCGATCAGAAGCCGATCGGGAGGACGCCGCGCTCGAACCCGGCGACGTACACGAAGGCGTTCGACGAGATCCGCGGAGTCATGGCCGAGACCGCCGAGGCGCGCGCGTACGGGTTCGGTCCCGGGCGGTTCAGCTTCAACGTCGCGGGCGGCCGGTGCGAGGCGTGCGGCGGCGCCGGGGTGGTGCGCGTCGAGATGCACTTCCTCGCGGACGTCCACGTCGCGTGCGAGGTCTGCCGCGGCGAGCGGTACAACGAGGCGACGCTCAGGGTCCGGTACAAGAGCCGCAACATCAAGGAGATCCTCGGCACGACGGTCTCCGAGGCGCTCGAGCTGTTCTCCGCCTACCCGCGGCTCGGGCGCATCCTGCGCACCCTCGAGGATGTCGGGATGGGCTACGTGGAGCTCGGGCAGCCGGCGACCACCTTGTCCGGGGGCGAGGCGCAGCGCATCAAGCTGTCCCGGGAGCTCGCGCGCCGCGACACCGGGCGCACCGTCTACGTGCTCGACGAGCCGACGACCGGGCTGCACTTCGACGACATCCGGAAGCTGCTCGCGGTGCTCCAGCGGCTCGTCGATCACGGGAACAGCGTGCTGGTCATCGAGCATAACGTCGATATCATCAAGAATGCCGACTGGGTGATCGACCTGGGTCCCGGCGGCGGGGCGGCGGGCGGCCGGCTCATCGCCCAGGGCACCCCGGAGCAGGTCGCTCGGGCGCGCGGCTCGGCGACCGGCGAGCACCTCGCCCGCGGGCTCGAGATCGGTCGGCAAACAAATCCGGCGCCGATTTATTGA
- a CDS encoding MopE-related protein — MSRFSKGMIGFSAVALFAALSFAPARADAQIKPRILILFDTSGSMTLNISGAQTYGDGTTDPWDTRQCCPGYGDSRLFIAKKAMRSMLYEAGDIDFALMKFPQEYTAAFVSDDAWRADWYGNNQEIGHRDILRYRGIAGTGSAAPYNYTAAGAFSTQSNYLCEGFVAENTPEIVAWMDNTEFLAEGTPKVSTFQGPVTGDYTEQELRGDGGTPLGEALEAARAYLIGVMNADPYRDCRPYSIIVLADGDYDGTVTPTGQVTNIYNIGGSLSPADASIHVKTWVIGLAITSATLNAMAVAGGTGPTAMSATSEATLTSALYTIVSESILTEICDGLDNDCDCPGDTNSDTVVCGPGDEGVDEGFELFCNWNGVSPVTQPAPTLCADPGETLCDGKDNNCDGETDEAPVGGWPTGGACGYPTTIGTCHPGVYVCAPGTGMVCQGSVYPAASDLCNGADEDCDGYIDNITGTTVAYNLTAGGCNPETGECDAATWRCTPTGYQCCDDDITASCVAPTTATSETCNDLDDDCDAATDEGNPGGGGACYPLGYIGCDPDGTDCIGECAAGVQSCGDDGEMDCINYTTPVDEICDGLDNDCAGGVDNFPAWDGTTPDVEGAPCPAIDHPTDGPCSAGVWDCNSALGALDCVGTVVYPAVEECNDIDDDCDGTIDDNNPEGGDGCYPTGYDGCDPDGAGCLGECEGGTWMCLVGGDLSCEDYVTEIDEICNAKDDDCDGTADDGDPGGGAACYPTGFSGCTEVSPGVYDCEGQCVAGVEHCNATLGIVQCESYTAPVAETVDPCNNQDDDCDGQTDEGLYRECGTGPTEGVCAHGQQKCEAGVWGAVVSSVFTAGAGAG; from the coding sequence ATGAGTCGTTTCAGCAAGGGCATGATCGGGTTCTCGGCGGTCGCGCTGTTCGCCGCACTGTCGTTCGCGCCGGCGCGGGCGGACGCGCAGATCAAACCCCGGATCCTCATCCTCTTCGATACCTCGGGGAGCATGACCCTGAATATCTCGGGCGCGCAGACCTACGGCGACGGGACGACCGACCCCTGGGACACGCGCCAGTGCTGCCCGGGATACGGCGACTCCCGGCTCTTCATCGCCAAGAAGGCGATGCGCTCCATGCTGTACGAGGCGGGCGACATCGACTTCGCGCTCATGAAGTTCCCGCAGGAGTACACCGCGGCGTTCGTTTCCGACGACGCCTGGCGCGCGGACTGGTACGGCAACAACCAGGAGATCGGCCACAGGGACATCCTGCGGTACCGGGGCATCGCCGGCACCGGATCGGCCGCCCCGTACAACTACACCGCCGCCGGCGCGTTCTCGACGCAATCGAACTACCTGTGCGAGGGGTTCGTCGCGGAAAACACGCCCGAGATCGTCGCGTGGATGGACAACACCGAGTTCTTGGCCGAGGGAACGCCCAAGGTCTCGACCTTCCAAGGGCCGGTGACCGGCGACTACACGGAGCAGGAGCTGCGCGGCGACGGCGGCACCCCGCTCGGCGAGGCGCTCGAGGCCGCGCGCGCCTACCTCATCGGCGTGATGAACGCGGATCCGTACCGCGACTGCCGGCCCTACTCGATCATCGTCCTCGCCGACGGCGACTACGATGGCACGGTCACCCCGACAGGGCAGGTGACGAACATCTACAACATCGGCGGATCGCTCTCCCCGGCTGACGCGAGCATTCACGTCAAGACGTGGGTCATCGGCCTCGCGATCACCAGCGCCACGCTCAACGCCATGGCCGTGGCGGGCGGCACCGGGCCCACCGCGATGTCCGCCACCTCGGAGGCGACGCTGACCAGCGCGCTTTATACGATTGTGTCGGAATCGATCTTGACCGAGATTTGCGACGGTTTGGACAACGACTGCGACTGTCCCGGTGATACCAACAGCGACACCGTGGTGTGCGGCCCGGGGGACGAGGGGGTCGACGAGGGGTTCGAGCTGTTCTGCAACTGGAACGGCGTGAGCCCCGTGACGCAGCCCGCGCCCACGCTGTGCGCGGATCCGGGCGAGACGCTGTGCGACGGCAAGGACAACAACTGCGACGGCGAGACCGACGAAGCGCCGGTCGGCGGCTGGCCGACCGGGGGCGCGTGCGGCTACCCGACGACGATCGGCACCTGCCACCCCGGTGTGTACGTCTGCGCGCCCGGGACCGGCATGGTCTGTCAGGGCTCGGTCTACCCGGCGGCATCCGACCTCTGCAACGGCGCCGACGAGGACTGCGACGGCTACATCGACAACATCACCGGGACGACGGTCGCGTACAACCTGACCGCCGGCGGCTGCAACCCGGAGACCGGCGAGTGCGACGCCGCGACGTGGCGCTGCACGCCCACCGGCTACCAGTGCTGCGACGACGACATCACGGCGTCTTGCGTGGCGCCGACCACCGCCACCTCCGAAACGTGCAACGATCTGGACGACGACTGCGACGCCGCGACCGACGAGGGCAACCCGGGCGGCGGCGGGGCGTGCTACCCGCTCGGCTACATCGGCTGCGACCCGGACGGCACGGACTGCATCGGCGAGTGCGCGGCCGGCGTCCAGAGCTGCGGGGACGACGGGGAGATGGATTGCATCAACTACACGACGCCGGTGGACGAGATCTGCGACGGCCTGGACAACGACTGCGCGGGCGGCGTCGACAACTTCCCGGCGTGGGACGGCACCACGCCCGACGTCGAGGGCGCCCCGTGCCCGGCGATCGACCACCCGACCGACGGGCCGTGCTCGGCCGGCGTCTGGGACTGCAACTCCGCCCTGGGCGCGCTCGACTGCGTCGGGACGGTCGTGTACCCGGCCGTCGAGGAGTGCAACGACATCGACGACGACTGCGACGGGACGATCGACGACAACAACCCGGAAGGCGGCGACGGCTGCTACCCGACCGGCTACGACGGCTGCGATCCGGACGGGGCGGGCTGTCTCGGCGAGTGCGAGGGCGGCACGTGGATGTGCCTCGTGGGCGGCGATCTGTCCTGCGAGGACTACGTCACGGAGATCGACGAGATCTGCAACGCCAAGGACGACGACTGCGACGGCACGGCCGACGACGGCGATCCGGGCGGCGGTGCGGCCTGCTACCCGACCGGCTTCTCCGGGTGCACCGAGGTCTCGCCCGGCGTGTACGACTGCGAAGGGCAGTGCGTCGCGGGCGTGGAGCACTGCAACGCGACGCTCGGCATCGTGCAGTGCGAGAGTTACACCGCGCCCGTGGCCGAGACCGTGGACCCTTGCAACAACCAGGACGACGACTGCGACGGGCAGACGGACGAGGGGTTGTACCGGGAGTGCGGGACGGGGCCGACGGAGGGGGTGTGCGCGCACGGGCAGCAGAAGTGCGAGGCTGGGGTGTGGGGAGCGGTGGTGTCGTCGGTGTTCACGGCGGGGGCGGGCGCGGGG